The nucleotide window AATTGGATATTTAATATTGAAAAGGCTTGTAATTTTGTTCATATAAAAATTAGGGATTATTGTTTGATTAATTTTCCTGTAGTTACATTCCCATCCCAATCGAGTTCATAAATGTAAATTCCGGATTGTAATGTTTTGAGTGAAATGCTTGGCGAAGTTTTTGTGATTGTCTGTTCTTTTATTTTCTGTCCAAGTATTGAATAGACCCGTAAAGTGGCGGCATCCAAATATCCATTAAAAGAAACAGTAAATAAATCAGTTGTTGGATTCGGATACAGAAAAACATTTCCTTTTAAAAAATCAATATTTCCCAATCCATTCGACAATGCCAAACCAAAATCAGGAATTCCATACCCATATTGATTATTTGGCGTTGTATATCGATCCGCTGATTTTATGATTAAATCCCTAATTTCCTTATTGGTTTTGTTAGGGAAAGCCTGCCATAGACAAGCCACTAATCCCGCAGTTATAGGGCTGGAAAAAGAAGTTCCGTTAGCAGTCCCAATATTTCCTGAAGCGTCAGACAAGACTACTGATTGTCCTTGCGCCATAATATCCGGTTTTACTCTTCCGTCGTAAGAAGGCCCAATCGAACTGAAACTCGTTACTGTTTTGGTAGGAGTAACAGCCCCTATTGCAAGTACCGAAATCCCATCCGCAGGAACAGCAATATGCGGATTTACTGTCGCTCCTTCATTTCCTGCAGCAACCACCACAATCATTCCCCGAGAGAAAGCAATTTCGGCACCACGAGTCATGAAGGCCGTTTTACCGTCCATCTCACTGTAAGTATGGTTGTAAGTCGTTTTATCAAACTCAAAATAACCCAAAGAAGTATTAATAACATCTACTCCTAAACTATCAGCTTTTTCAGCTGCTTCTACCCAATACGATTCTTCAACAGGATTTTCAGAAGTAGCATCTTCAGTACGAAACAAAAAATAAGAAGCGTCTGGAGCCGTTCCAACAAGCGCGCCGTCTTTATATCCTCCCATTACGGAAAGAACCATTGTCCCATGAGAATCATTTGTATAAAAATCAGTACTTCTGGCGACAAAATCGTACCCGCCTAAAATTCGGTTATTGTCTCTCAGTCTTTGAAAAGGCTGCGCCGTATTAACACCGGGAAACCCAGCATCCATAACAGCAATTATTTTTCCTCCACCAGTATAATTTTGTTTATGCAACACATCACCACGAAGCATTTGAATTTGATTAGCAGAATTGCCATAAGCAAAATCTACTTTTATCTCTTCATCTTTTTCAACGTCTTTTATTTTTGAAGTACCAACAATCTTCGCGGTCGAATTAAGTGCTTTATTTGCAAAATCGATTTTATCCACAAATGATAAAGACTTCAAAGAATTTATTACCGTTTGAGTACCGCGAATATGCAAAGCATTCAGCCATTTCGATTTCGCCATTATGGTTATTCCCGAAACGCTTTTAATCTGATCAATCAAAGCTTTATCGATTGGAATATCTTTGGAATCCAACGGAATATTCTGAATAGTTCTTCGATCGATAGCTCTTTGAGAAAGCATCAGCAAAGGATTGTTATAATAACTTTGAGAATTGTTTTTAACATTAAAATATACCCAAGCATCTTCTTGGGAAAAGCCCAAAAAACAGGAAAAGAACAAAACAATAGCTACTATTTTTTTCATGCTTATTTTTTGCTTTAAGCTCTAAGCCTTAAGCTTTATACTAAATGCAAAATTACAACTTCTCTGTTTTCTGTTTTTAGGCTATCGCAAAAACTAATAGCTTAAAGCATAATTCCTTTAAGAAATAACCCCAGAACCGATTAACTCGTCATTCAGGTACCATGCGGCAAATTGACCTTCAGTAATCGCAGATTGTGGTTCTTCAAAAGAAATGTACATGCCATTTTCAAACTGATGCAAAGTCGCTTTTTGCAAAGGTTGTCTG belongs to Flavobacterium aquiphilum and includes:
- a CDS encoding S8 family serine peptidase yields the protein MKKIVAIVLFFSCFLGFSQEDAWVYFNVKNNSQSYYNNPLLMLSQRAIDRRTIQNIPLDSKDIPIDKALIDQIKSVSGITIMAKSKWLNALHIRGTQTVINSLKSLSFVDKIDFANKALNSTAKIVGTSKIKDVEKDEEIKVDFAYGNSANQIQMLRGDVLHKQNYTGGGKIIAVMDAGFPGVNTAQPFQRLRDNNRILGGYDFVARSTDFYTNDSHGTMVLSVMGGYKDGALVGTAPDASYFLFRTEDATSENPVEESYWVEAAEKADSLGVDVINTSLGYFEFDKTTYNHTYSEMDGKTAFMTRGAEIAFSRGMIVVVAAGNEGATVNPHIAVPADGISVLAIGAVTPTKTVTSFSSIGPSYDGRVKPDIMAQGQSVVLSDASGNIGTANGTSFSSPITAGLVACLWQAFPNKTNKEIRDLIIKSADRYTTPNNQYGYGIPDFGLALSNGLGNIDFLKGNVFLYPNPTTDLFTVSFNGYLDAATLRVYSILGQKIKEQTITKTSPSISLKTLQSGIYIYELDWDGNVTTGKLIKQ